The following nucleotide sequence is from Cicer arietinum cultivar CDC Frontier isolate Library 1 chromosome 2, Cicar.CDCFrontier_v2.0, whole genome shotgun sequence.
GCAAATTCATGCATCTTTTCCTTCTGTTCTTGTGTGAACTTTGTTCTAAATCTTTTTCTATTAGTTCCCATCGGAGAGCTAAGGTTTACCGGCGCCGCCGTGTTTTCCGGTGGGATTGAGAGACCAACTCCGGCGCCGGAGAGTGCTAACAGCATATGAGGTGCTGATGGGTATGATGAGATCGGCGGCGGTGACGGCGAACTAGGACTCCGGGACTGAAAAAGTGGCGGCGGTGGATGGTGGCGGTGGTGAGGTTGATATTCAAAAACGGTTGAAATTGGTTCTTCCGGTTCACGGCGGTGAAAATTCCGGTGACAACCGCATGCGGCGCATTTTATGGATGTTGGGTCGTCGGAGGTGGCGGTTGGCGACGGCATGAATTCACAACAACCGTCAAGCGCGTGACCACCTAAAGTTGCCACGTGGTTTTTGAGACATTCTTTGTAAGTAACAACCATTGGTGGTTGAGCATGGTGGTTGTTGTGGTGGTTGTTTGTGTTTGGGTTG
It contains:
- the LOC101488692 gene encoding zinc-finger homeodomain protein 11-like produces the protein MEVITTPTTNTNTNTNITSLTSSKSPEPESENPTRIQQLPTNTTTSNITKPITFSNGVLKRLNPNTNNHHNNHHAQPPMVVTYKECLKNHVATLGGHALDGCCEFMPSPTATSDDPTSIKCAACGCHRNFHRREPEEPISTVFEYQPHHRHHPPPPLFQSRSPSSPSPPPISSYPSAPHMLLALSGAGVGLSIPPENTAAPVNLSSPMGTNRKRFRTKFTQEQKEKMHEFAESVGWKMQKRDEETVNGFCNEVGVDRSVLKVWMHNNKNTLGRKLSDHAGDGAGAAVDGVSGGGCAVNENDENHNNGTNVAASTTNGSSSSS